The following coding sequences are from one Pseudomonadota bacterium window:
- a CDS encoding alpha-galactosidase: MAPRLFDPNLYRARADYRINGVRRRLVIDVDPPARGEEVLERTNDDIGVTLRFLHEPHGLLVQPQVVALRPNVALDRVEPLVLEQRGTRKLRFFRQGWQTWSGTSSFGTNVAEPRPRGRWLGEITRHCAAPNDVAIGHFNSELCTCACDLAERRSVVLGYLTTRSQFGGFEIFAEDPMRTRIVARLPFEGAAIEPHQIRACETLLVLWGEDPAELLELFASRLGRRMSARVPRARPVAWCSAHAFPNIDEELALQCLERASAGTEGIPLEQFRLAQGYQLAIGDWLRANDGFSSGMARMADEIRRRNMTPGIWLAPFIARPEASVVRDRPEWFLKGPRGELRRAVYNPAWGKLSAAKALDTTHPGALAWVARTVRTLALEWGFHVLELDFLFAATLPGRRHDPSATGAQALRTGLEVIREAVGDQVHLVASGCPLGPAVGLVDSMRTGPDVAPTWSDWLVQRLGGNYELFPSTRNAIRNALGRTFMHGRLWHNDPDSVLPGDQGLALGVEEARTLATVGALTGGSLVISRDLASVPQGRMEIVQQVLAIQDTLAVPTSTRCLDLLAHDFPRLLWAARSDGGGYLAVLNPHDEARKIGLALDAYPLLEQQLREGDELHDVWTHRKYAVRNHGLDLGLLPKHAVRLLPVGGANPRTTPRKT; this comes from the coding sequence CCCCGTCTTTTTGACCCCAACCTCTACCGAGCTCGCGCCGACTACCGCATCAACGGGGTCAGGCGACGTCTGGTCATCGATGTGGATCCCCCCGCGCGGGGCGAGGAGGTCCTTGAGCGAACGAACGACGACATCGGTGTCACGCTCAGGTTCCTGCACGAGCCACACGGATTGCTGGTGCAGCCCCAGGTGGTGGCGCTGCGCCCGAATGTCGCCCTGGATCGCGTAGAACCGCTGGTGCTCGAGCAGCGCGGCACTCGAAAGCTGCGTTTCTTCAGGCAGGGCTGGCAAACCTGGTCCGGTACGTCCAGCTTTGGCACGAACGTAGCCGAACCCCGGCCCCGAGGGCGCTGGTTGGGTGAGATCACACGCCATTGCGCTGCACCCAACGACGTAGCGATCGGCCACTTCAACTCCGAGCTCTGCACCTGCGCCTGCGATCTGGCCGAGCGGCGTTCGGTCGTCCTCGGCTACCTCACCACACGCTCGCAGTTCGGGGGCTTCGAGATCTTCGCCGAAGACCCGATGCGCACACGCATTGTCGCCAGGCTGCCTTTTGAGGGCGCCGCCATCGAACCTCACCAGATACGCGCGTGTGAAACGCTGCTCGTCCTTTGGGGAGAAGACCCAGCGGAGTTGCTCGAGCTGTTCGCGAGCCGACTGGGGCGACGCATGTCGGCACGCGTGCCGCGAGCTCGCCCGGTCGCATGGTGCTCTGCTCACGCCTTCCCAAACATCGATGAGGAGCTCGCGCTGCAGTGTTTGGAGCGTGCATCCGCAGGCACCGAGGGAATCCCTCTTGAACAGTTCCGTCTGGCGCAGGGCTATCAGCTGGCGATCGGCGACTGGTTGCGCGCGAACGACGGTTTTTCAAGCGGCATGGCCCGCATGGCAGATGAGATCCGGCGCCGCAACATGACGCCTGGCATATGGCTCGCACCCTTCATAGCTCGCCCCGAAGCGTCGGTGGTACGCGACCGGCCGGAGTGGTTCTTGAAAGGACCCAGGGGCGAGCTCCGGCGCGCGGTCTACAACCCAGCCTGGGGCAAGTTGAGCGCCGCAAAGGCGCTCGACACCACGCATCCGGGCGCGCTGGCATGGGTGGCGCGTACGGTTCGCACGCTCGCTTTGGAGTGGGGATTTCACGTGCTCGAGCTCGATTTCTTGTTCGCTGCAACCTTGCCGGGGCGTCGGCACGACCCCTCGGCGACCGGCGCCCAGGCGCTACGCACAGGACTCGAGGTCATCCGCGAAGCGGTCGGGGATCAGGTGCACCTGGTCGCCAGCGGTTGCCCGCTGGGTCCGGCCGTGGGTCTGGTCGACAGCATGCGCACGGGCCCCGACGTCGCACCCACCTGGAGCGACTGGCTCGTGCAGCGCTTGGGTGGCAACTACGAGCTGTTCCCGTCGACACGAAACGCTATTCGCAATGCGCTCGGCCGTACGTTCATGCACGGAAGACTGTGGCACAACGACCCCGACAGCGTGCTGCCGGGAGACCAGGGCCTGGCATTGGGCGTCGAGGAAGCCCGAACACTGGCCACAGTGGGTGCGCTGACCGGAGGCTCGCTTGTGATCTCGCGAGATCTCGCCTCGGTTCCACAAGGCCGCATGGAGATCGTGCAACAGGTACTTGCTATCCAGGATACCCTGGCCGTCCCGACCTCAACCCGTTGCCTGGACCTTCTGGCACACGATTTTCCGCGACTGCTTTGGGCCGCGCGAAGCGATGGCGGCGGCTATCTAGCTGTCCTCAATCCACACGACGAAGCGCGGAAGATCGGACTGGCGCTCGATGCTTACCCATTGCTGGAGCAGCAGCTACGGGAAGGCGACGAGCTCCACGATGTGTGGACACACCGAAAGTACGCGGTGCGCAATCACGGACTCGACCTCGGCCTCCTACCCAAACACGCCGTCCGCCTGCTGCCCGTCGGCGGCGCCAACCCCCGCACGACGCCGCGCAAAACCTAG
- the ligA gene encoding NAD-dependent DNA ligase LigA, which yields MKEQASERLELLRAEIRRHDYLYYVTDRPEISDERYDELFRELVELEHRFPQLVAADSPSQKVPGAPLDSFPTRDHAAPMLSLNSDRQEAGLRRFDERLRRLLDEDRVCYVLEPKLDGASVEVVYERGSLARAVTRGDGVRGEAVTQNVRTIASLALRLRSVSLAIPAFLSLRGEVIMRFGPFGQLNASLLEQGKTPFANPRNAAAGSLRQLDPRISASRPLDIVFYDVLAMSDGPELQTQWQVHHALRQWGLKISDRLERARSVDEILTYHGAMQRERDRLDYEIDGIVIKLDSLKHRSSVGSTARHPRWAYAHKFLPRREQTRVLEIIASVGRTGVVTPVAVLRPVELSGVMVSRASLHNREEVERKDVRVGDMVRVQRAGDVIPQILERVIEPGVQRGPAFRMPDACPSCGRRLADRGPFTVCTSSFDCPAQRAGRLTHFASRDALDIAGLGEETARLLVDAGLVKRLPDLFELREAPLLCLEGFAHKSATNLLEAIRRASRVDLARFLYALGIPEVGVTVARSLAAHFHSLSALRRADVEGLQSVPGLGPRMAEAICTFFSDPNNAAMVDALLDRVILQDAPGLQHEQLRDLSFVFTGSLVRLSRREAQALTRQHGGRVVSSVSKGVDYVVAGADPGTKYSRAKQLGLVVLTEQEWIKLLFDRGISLG from the coding sequence GGCACGACTACCTGTACTACGTTACCGATCGTCCGGAGATCTCCGACGAGCGCTACGACGAGCTTTTCAGGGAGCTCGTCGAGCTCGAGCATCGTTTCCCCCAGCTTGTGGCTGCGGATTCGCCTTCCCAGAAGGTCCCCGGCGCGCCGCTCGATTCCTTTCCTACGCGGGATCACGCAGCACCGATGCTGAGCCTCAACTCTGACAGGCAAGAGGCAGGGCTCAGGCGCTTCGATGAGCGCTTGCGTAGGCTGCTGGACGAGGACCGCGTGTGCTACGTGCTGGAGCCCAAGCTCGACGGCGCATCCGTGGAGGTGGTTTACGAACGCGGTTCTCTGGCGCGAGCAGTGACTCGGGGCGACGGCGTTCGGGGTGAGGCGGTCACCCAGAACGTGCGCACCATAGCGAGCTTGGCCCTACGCTTGCGTAGCGTTTCGCTGGCCATCCCGGCGTTCCTGTCACTCAGAGGCGAAGTGATCATGCGCTTTGGCCCGTTCGGGCAGCTGAACGCGTCGCTGCTAGAGCAAGGCAAGACGCCTTTTGCCAACCCGCGCAACGCCGCGGCGGGCTCTCTGCGCCAGCTCGATCCACGCATATCGGCGAGCAGGCCGCTCGACATCGTCTTCTACGACGTGCTCGCCATGAGCGACGGGCCCGAGCTGCAGACACAGTGGCAGGTTCATCATGCGCTAAGACAGTGGGGTCTCAAGATCAGCGACCGACTCGAGCGCGCGCGCAGCGTCGACGAGATCCTGACTTACCACGGGGCGATGCAGCGTGAGCGCGATCGCCTCGACTACGAGATCGACGGTATCGTGATCAAGCTGGATTCGCTGAAGCATCGGTCCAGCGTGGGTTCGACTGCGCGCCATCCTCGTTGGGCGTACGCGCACAAGTTTTTGCCTCGGCGTGAGCAGACCCGAGTTTTGGAGATCATCGCCAGCGTGGGCCGAACGGGCGTCGTGACGCCTGTAGCTGTCCTGCGTCCGGTGGAGCTTTCCGGGGTTATGGTCTCTCGTGCCTCGCTGCACAACAGGGAGGAAGTGGAGCGCAAGGACGTTCGCGTCGGTGACATGGTCCGGGTGCAGCGCGCGGGCGACGTGATTCCGCAGATCCTGGAGCGGGTCATCGAGCCGGGGGTCCAGCGCGGCCCTGCCTTTCGCATGCCCGATGCCTGTCCGTCTTGTGGACGCCGGCTCGCGGATCGTGGACCGTTCACGGTGTGCACCAGCAGCTTCGACTGCCCGGCCCAGCGCGCAGGCCGCCTCACGCACTTCGCGTCGCGAGACGCGCTCGATATCGCGGGTCTCGGTGAGGAAACGGCTCGACTTCTGGTCGACGCCGGTTTGGTGAAGCGGTTGCCCGACCTTTTCGAGCTTCGCGAAGCTCCGCTGCTTTGCCTGGAGGGATTCGCTCACAAGTCGGCCACCAACTTGCTCGAGGCGATCCGCCGGGCTTCTCGCGTGGATCTGGCGCGTTTTCTTTACGCGCTGGGCATTCCGGAGGTAGGGGTGACCGTGGCCCGCAGCCTGGCCGCCCACTTCCATTCGCTGTCCGCCTTGAGGCGAGCCGACGTCGAGGGCCTGCAGTCAGTGCCTGGGCTCGGACCGCGCATGGCTGAAGCTATTTGCACCTTCTTCTCGGATCCCAATAACGCAGCCATGGTAGATGCGCTGCTGGATCGTGTCATCCTGCAAGACGCTCCCGGCTTGCAGCACGAGCAGCTGCGCGACCTCAGTTTCGTGTTCACGGGTTCGCTCGTGCGCCTGTCGCGTCGTGAGGCCCAGGCGCTGACCCGGCAGCATGGGGGTCGCGTCGTCAGTTCCGTCAGCAAGGGCGTGGACTACGTGGTTGCGGGAGCCGATCCAGGAACAAAGTACAGCAGAGCAAAGCAGCTGGGGCTCGTGGTCTTGACCGAGCAGGAGTGGATCAAGCTGCTCTTCGATCGCGGCATCAGTTTGGGATGA